From a region of the bacterium genome:
- a CDS encoding serine hydrolase gives MRTRIKWTLAIVSVVAALLCGVACGASGPVPGNGPWLQYREPHLGGFDADKLAAVRAQADEAGSGALLIVRKGLVVEAWGDIERKFKCHSVRKSLLSALYGAAVARGEIDLAATLGGLGIDDVHPLTDLEKTATVEQLLQGRSGVYHSAAKEPRSMKKGRPARGSAKPGERFWYNNWDFNTAGHVFEQATGRGIFEAFDQDLATPLGMEDFEIGDTFYQFERGSSRVPAYAFRLSARDAARLGLLYLRDGKWDGRDLVPTDWIERSLKPHSDLGGGRSYGYMWWVYGPGTIASQPELTAYAASGTGGQLIALVPDLDLVVVHRGDTDFSRGVGGSKVWSLVSGIVDSIDGPARLSKKLEPVETKPFAKRLPELNFPEIVALPVSTLDRYVGNYRISPEITVKVWRIDDVLVGRMTGTGETDLFAIGETEFWGKAAGARVRFELDGEQQVTGATLWYRGQEMHALRIRDDGP, from the coding sequence ATGCGAACAAGAATCAAGTGGACACTCGCCATCGTCAGCGTGGTCGCTGCCCTTCTCTGCGGCGTCGCGTGCGGCGCAAGCGGTCCGGTCCCGGGCAACGGGCCGTGGCTGCAGTACCGTGAGCCGCATCTGGGCGGATTCGACGCCGACAAACTCGCGGCCGTGCGCGCGCAGGCCGACGAGGCAGGCTCCGGCGCGCTGCTCATCGTACGCAAGGGGCTCGTCGTCGAGGCCTGGGGCGACATCGAACGCAAGTTCAAGTGTCACTCCGTTCGCAAGAGCTTGCTGTCGGCACTCTACGGCGCCGCGGTTGCCAGGGGCGAGATCGATCTCGCGGCAACACTCGGCGGGCTGGGCATCGACGACGTCCATCCATTGACGGACCTGGAGAAGACTGCCACGGTCGAGCAGTTGCTGCAGGGCCGCTCCGGGGTCTATCACTCGGCCGCGAAGGAACCGCGTTCGATGAAGAAGGGCCGGCCGGCTCGCGGCAGCGCCAAACCCGGCGAGCGCTTCTGGTACAACAACTGGGACTTCAACACGGCCGGGCATGTCTTCGAGCAGGCCACGGGACGCGGCATCTTCGAGGCGTTCGACCAGGACCTCGCGACGCCGCTGGGCATGGAAGATTTCGAGATCGGCGACACCTTTTACCAGTTCGAGCGCGGATCTTCCCGGGTGCCGGCCTACGCGTTTCGGCTCAGTGCCCGGGACGCCGCTCGCCTCGGGCTGCTCTATCTGCGTGACGGCAAATGGGACGGTCGCGACCTGGTTCCTACCGACTGGATCGAGCGTAGCCTGAAGCCGCACTCGGACCTGGGCGGCGGCCGCAGCTATGGCTACATGTGGTGGGTCTATGGCCCCGGCACGATCGCCTCGCAACCGGAGCTGACCGCCTACGCCGCCAGCGGCACCGGCGGGCAGTTGATCGCGCTGGTGCCGGACCTCGATCTGGTGGTGGTGCATCGCGGGGACACCGATTTCTCGCGCGGCGTCGGCGGGAGTAAGGTCTGGTCGCTGGTGAGCGGCATCGTCGACTCCATCGACGGGCCGGCGCGCCTGAGCAAGAAGCTGGAACCGGTGGAGACCAAACCGTTCGCCAAAAGACTCCCCGAGCTGAACTTCCCGGAGATCGTCGCGCTACCCGTTTCGACGCTCGATCGATACGTCGGAAATTACCGCATATCTCCCGAGATCACCGTGAAGGTATGGCGGATCGACGACGTCCTTGTCGGCCGGATGACGGGCACCGGCGAGACCGACCTGTTCGCCATCGGCGAGACGGAGTTCTGGGGCAAGGCCGCAGGCGCGCGGGTGCGCTTCGAGCTGGACGGAGAACAGCAGGTAACGGGAGCCACACTG
- a CDS encoding response regulator transcription factor produces the protein MSAHTDRAIEAYAHGVLDFVAKPVRRARLQQALERFDAASVPDRPGPTRRLSVRSRAGYETIPLDRLRRIQAAGKYSTLHLLDGLERTHDKTLERLDALLPPEFMRVHRSHIVRLELVLRLVVQGGGHYQLELSGGETVPVGRTYYNQVRDRLGHGSA, from the coding sequence GTGTCAGCCCACACCGATCGCGCGATCGAAGCCTACGCGCACGGTGTGCTGGACTTCGTGGCCAAGCCCGTTCGCCGCGCTCGACTCCAGCAGGCGCTGGAACGTTTCGACGCGGCGTCGGTGCCGGACCGGCCCGGCCCCACACGCCGCTTGTCGGTACGCAGCCGGGCCGGGTACGAGACGATCCCGCTCGATCGGCTTCGCAGGATCCAGGCTGCCGGTAAGTACTCCACGCTGCACCTACTCGACGGCCTGGAGCGAACCCACGACAAGACCCTCGAGCGGCTCGACGCGCTGTTGCCGCCGGAGTTCATGCGCGTCCACCGGTCCCATATCGTGCGGCTGGAGCTGGTCCTGCGGCTCGTGGTCCAGGGCGGCGGCCACTACCAGCTGGAACTGTCCGGAGGCGAGACCGTTCCGGTGGGGCGCACGTACTACAACCAGGTTCGCGACCGCCTGGGGCACGGCTCAGCGTGA